The sequence below is a genomic window from Legionellales bacterium.
TACATTCAAATAATAATAAAGATCTTCATTAAATTCTTTTTTTGCGACTTTTTCTTTTAGCGTTGTGGTGGTTGTGGCGATGATGCGAGGTAAATCGTGATTCGATTTATTCAACATAATAATTAATTCTTTTTGCATCCCCATGGGTAATGCATCGATGGCTTCAAAGACTAACGTACCATTTTTGGCATTGGTAATTAAATTAGTAGAATTAGGCGTGGACGGATTGCCTAGCAATAACTCCTTGAGATCCTCTTCAGAATGCAGCGAACAATTACAGATAATTAAAGGATGTGATGAATGCGCTGAATAGTCATGAATGTATTGCGCTAAAATCGTATTACTTTTCAGATCTTCACCTTGAATTAAAATAGGCTCTTTGCGCTTGGCGATGGCTTGTGCTTGTGCTAACACATCGCGATTATTAGGATCAACAAGAATACTCGATTGTTGACGTTCTTTAATCAGTTGTTGAATATGTTCTATTAATTGTTTGCTGGCATGTTCTTTCAAAAAATATTGATGCGCCCCTTGCTTAATCGCCATCACAGCTTGTTGCACGGAAGCTTCTGGTGTTGCACTGTGCCCTACTAGTAATAAACTCGACTCAGGTGCTGCGCGTTTAATTTTGTGAATTAAGTCTTGAATAGAATTACCGTCGATTTCATCGAGACTGATAATAATCTCCGGTGTTTCTTGTTGAATTAACTCGAGAGCGAGATTCAGAGTTTTGACATGTTGTGGCGCAAGCCCCACTTGGTTGAGGTTCACTGTCAAATCGTTCACAAATGATAAATCATTGTCAATAATCAATACATCCCTATGTTTCATCGTTGATATCCTTATTAAATTGGTTACCCTATCTATAAATAAAGCAATAATTACGCCAATAAGCAAATTTTTTCGGTAAAAAATTTCCACCTAGAATGCGTAACTTAGAGTCAGTGTATAAACTTGCCTGTCAATTTTCTAGGCGTGTTCGTCGATTTGATGATTGAGATTTTGACGACTGGGTTTTCACTGTGTGGTTTTTTGACAGCGCTTGCATCAAAAAATCGGTTGTTGATAATAAATATTGGAGATTTTGAAGGAGCTATACCCAACGCACGTCAAGATGCGGCTGAAGTCAAAATCTAGGGTTAGAAATTTTCACTGATTATCGAAGCGAGTTATCCTAATAAACACCTAGGGCGTGTTGACAATTCTACTCTGCTGGCCGTATCTCGTTGATTTTTTGTGCTCCGCTGCTCATTT
It includes:
- a CDS encoding sigma-54-dependent Fis family transcriptional regulator; protein product: MKHRDVLIIDNDLSFVNDLTVNLNQVGLAPQHVKTLNLALELIQQETPEIIISLDEIDGNSIQDLIHKIKRAAPESSLLLVGHSATPEASVQQAVMAIKQGAHQYFLKEHASKQLIEHIQQLIKERQQSSILVDPNNRDVLAQAQAIAKRKEPILIQGEDLKSNTILAQYIHDYSAHSSHPLIICNCSLHSEEDLKELLLGNPSTPNSTNLITNAKNGTLVFEAIDALPMGMQKELIIMLNKSNHDLPRIIATTTTTLKEKVAKKEFNEDLYYYLNVLTINSLPLSERPLDIIPLAEYLLKSLAKSQHTTWSRLTPAAQQKLMQYQWPGNAKELENTLQRAMLLSDSELIDEKHITIENYKLNENIQFSLTLDIKQHEYQLILSTLEKTQGSRKQTSQLLNISPRTLRYKLARMREEGFNIPLSKRQASINPQLNAME